The Macaca fascicularis isolate 582-1 chromosome 1, T2T-MFA8v1.1 genome includes a window with the following:
- the APOBEC4 gene encoding putative C->U-editing enzyme APOBEC-4: protein MEPTYEEYLANHGTIVKPYYWLSFSLDCSNCPYHIRTGEEARVSLTEFCQIFGFPYGTTYPQTKHLTFYELKTSSGSLVQKGHASSCTGNYIHPESMLFEMNGYLDSAIYNNDSIRHIILYCNNSPCNEANHCCISKVYNFLITYPGITLSIYFSQLYHTETDFPASAWNREALRSLASLWPRVVLSPISGGIWHSVLHSFVSGVSGSHVFQPILTGRALTDRYNAYEINAITGVKPLFTDVLLQTKRNPNTKAQVALESYPLNNAFPGQSFQMTSGIPPDLRAPVVFVLLPLRDLPPMHMGQDPNKPRNIIRHLNMPQMSFQETEDLERLPTRRSVETVEITERFASSKQADEKTKKKKGKK from the coding sequence ATGGAGCCCACATATGAGGAATACCTAGCAAATCATGGAACAATAGTAAAGCCTTATTACTGGCTAAGCTTCTCTCTAGATTGCTCTAATTGTCCTTACCATATTCGAACAGGTGAAGAAGCGAGAGTTTCCCTCACAGAATTTTGTCAGATTTTTGGATTCCCTTATGGGACAAcatatcctcaaacaaaacacctcacattttatgaattaaaaacttCTTCTGGTAGCCTGGTGCAAAAGGGCCATGCTAGCAGTTGCACTGGGAATTACATCCATCCAGAATCAATGCTCTTTGAAATGAATGGTTACCTTGACTCAGCCATATACAATAATGACAGCATCAGGCATATCATTCTGTATTGCAACAACTCCCCTTGTAATGAAGCTAACCACTGCTGCATCAGCAAAGTGTACAATTTCCTGATTACATATCCAGGCATCActcttagtatttatttttctcagctcTATCACACCGAGACGGACTTTCCTGCCTCCGCATGGAACCGCGAAGCTCTCCGGAGCCTGGCCAGCTTATGGCCGCGGGTTGTTTTGAGTCCAATAAGCGGCGGGATTTGGCATTCTGTCCTCCACAGCTTTGTTAGTGGTGTCTCAGGATCACATGTTTTTCAGCCCATTTTAACAGGGAGAGCACTGACTGACAGGTACAATGCATATGAAATCAATGCCATAACAGGTGTAAAACCTTTATTCACTGATGTTCTTCTCCAGACAAAAAGGAATCCGAACACAAAAGCTCAGGTGGCTTTAGAGAGCTACCCCTTAAACAATGCCTTTCCCGGACAGTCTTTTCAAATGACCAGTGGAATACCTCCAGACCTCAGGGCTCCTGTTGTTTTTGTGCTATTGCCTCTCAGGGACTTACCACCAATGCATATGGGCCAAGACCCAAATAAACCCAGGAATATCATAAGGCACTTAAATATGCCTCAAATGTCATTCCAGGAAACCGAGGACCTTGAAAGGCTTCCCACTAGAAGGTCAGTGGAGACAGTGGAAATCACAGAACGGTTTGCAAGTAGCAAACAGGCAGATGAAAAgacgaagaagaagaaagggaagaaataa